The sequence below is a genomic window from Polynucleobacter sp. MWH-UH19D.
CCCACCCTCAAAATATGCAAGGTTATCCTCGACGCTTCACCCTGATGCTTGCGGGAGAAGATGTCTTAGATGAGCAAGGCAGCAATCAAGCACGTCAAGGGTTGCCGCATGAACGGTTTCTTTTGGGGGACAAAGTGCCGTTGGCACCAGTCCTATTATTGAGCCAATCTTCTCAACATGTAGATCCCAATCTGGAAATCGCATGCTTACAGCCGGTTCATTTACACGCCACTCGAGACCACCTGATTTTGATGGGCCAAAATCAGATTGGCCTGACAGAAGCTGAATCTACGCAATTACTGAATGCGGCACTGCCCCTCCTCACGGAAGACTTTGGACATGAGTTGTTGTTTCACAATCAGTACTACTGGTTTATCCCAGCTGGTCCATTTAGTAAGTTAGCCAGCTATAGCGTTGAACAGGCACATGGCCGCAACGTTGATTGGTGGATGCCCCATGACATCGATGAGCAGGGCGTCGCCAAGCGTTGGCGCAAATTGCAAAATGAAATCCAAATGCTTTGGCATATTGATTCAGTGAATGAAGCTAGACAAGAAAATGGTTTACCTAGCATCAACTCTATCTGGATTAGCGGCATCGGAAAACTGAGTGATGTTCAGGCGCCACTAGCAGTGACACAAGCCAAGCACATATTTGGTCAACACCCCCTTCTTTCAGGTCTTGCAAAAGTCTGTGACATTCCGTTTAACGCAAATGCCTCTATCGAGCAATTTACTAACGCCTTCGCTTGGGTAAATAATCCAGAAATACTTTGGCCTCAGTTAATTACTCAATTACTCAATAAGCAACTAGACGAGTTACTGATCATTGATTTCCTCGGCGGGAAAATCCGTGAACGAATATTTACTATGCGTGATATTCAAAAGAAATCGTGGATGTTCTGGAAAAAACCCAGAATCCTCTCTTGGAATGATTTAATTCAATCGTGAGCCATTTTTCTAAACGATTATTTTCTGAGAGAGCTGCTACCTGGCTAGAGCAAAGCGGCTTACATCCATTGTTAGCCAGACTGTACGCAGCTCGAGGCGTAGAGTCTCCCGATGAGCTCTCTTTGGAACTCAAAAACCTACTCTCTCCGAGCGATCTCAAGAATTGCACCAGTACCGCGACTTTGCTCGCAGATATTTTGGATCAAAGAGAGTCTATGCTGATCGTTGCAGACTATGACTGCGACGGTGCAACAGCCTGCGCTGTTGGTGTTCGCGGCTTAAAAATGCTTGGTGGCGCAGATACCCCTATTCAGTTTTTAGTTCCCAATCGCTTTACGATGGGTTATGGCTTAACGCCTGATGTCGTTGAGCTTGCAGCCCAACAAATCCCAAAACCCAAATATTTAATTACTGTTGATAACGGTATTGCTAGTGAAGCAGGCGTTGAACGCGCTAATGAACTTGGTATGGCAGTGATTGTGACTGATCACCACTTACCCGGTAACAAACTACCTAAGGCTGCCGCTATCGTCAATCCTAATCAACCAAACTGTGAATTTGCAAGCAAAGCGTTGGCTGGTGTTGGGGTAATGTTTTATGTATTGATAGCACTTCGTGCGGAATTACGTAAACGTGGCAAATTTACTAACGAGACACAACCCAAATTAGAAAACCTATTAGATCTAGTGGCGCTCGGCACTGTTGCAGATGTTGCGCAATTAGACCGCAACAACCGGATCTTAGTTTCCAATGGATTAAAACGCATCCGTGCTGGAATATCGCAAGCAGGCATGCAGGCACTATTTCAGGTGGCAACACGTGATCCTCGCACAGCCAATACCTTTGACCTTGGCTTTGCAATAGGACCAAGACTTAATGCCGCAGGGCGCCTCGCGGATATGACCCTAGGCATTCGATTGCTATTAACTGATAACTCCGCTGAAGCCCTAAGTCTTGCCCAAGAACTTGATCGCATTAATCGAGAGCGGCGCGTCATTGAAACAGGGATGCAAGAAAGCGCGCTAGCCCATCTCTCTGAGGAGCAACTCTCAGGGACGATGGCGCTACGTTCAAGTATTTGCTTATGGAATCCTGAGTGGCACCAAGGCGTTGTTGGCATTGTGGCCTCACGCCTCAAAGAGCGATTTAACCGCCCAACGATTATCTTTGCACCCGATGGCAATACAGGCGAGGAATTAAGGGGCTCGGGCAGATCTCTAACTGGATTTCATTTGCGTGATGCGCTAGATCTTGTCTCCAAAAAAGAGCCTGGTTTGATCCTCAAATTTGGCGGTCACGCCATGGCTGCAGGTTTAACTATTCGGAAAAATGATTTTGAACGATTTGATGCCAGCTTCCAGGAAGTTGCTAATGACTTATTAACGAATGAGCTTCTAGAACGCCAACATATTCATGACGGGGCTCTCCATCCCTCAGAATTTACCCCTGAAATAGGCGATCTCCTCGCAGATGAAATCTGGGGCCAAGGATTTCCACAGCCCATCTTCTATGGCGACTTTGAAATCACTCAGCAAAGCCTCATGAAAGAGAAACATCTGCGTTTACTTGTAAAGCCAGTTACCTCGGAATCCGCTGGCACAACGACCAAACCATTAACAGCCGTTTGGTTTAATCGCACTCAAAGCCTGCCAAGCAAAGCCAAACTTGCCTATCGCCTAGTGACGGATCGCTATCAAGGGCAAGCTCGCGTCCAACTCATGATCGAAGCGCATGATGAAACCCAAGTCAACTAAGGGTCAGTTGGAATAACCCCCTTATAATTAGGGGATGGAAGCTGAACAACTCAACACGATCTCCAATACCTTGTCCGATCTGCTCACCCGTGAGCAAGCTCTTCGGGGGTATCTTTGACTACGACGTAAAGTCACGTCGCCTCACGGAAGTAAATTCCATCCTTGAAGATCCGAGCATCTGGGATGATCAAAAGAAAGCCCAAGCCTTAGGCAAAGAGAAGAAATTGCTTGATGGCGTGGTGTCCACGCTTACTGACCTCAATACCAATATCACTGGCGCGATTGAGCTCTTTGATATGGCTAAAGAAGAAAACGATTTTGAAACGATCGCTGCTATTGAGAAAGATGTAGAAAGTTACAGCAAGATCATCAATGATCTTGAGTTCCGCCGCATGTTCCATAACGAGATGGACTCTTGTAATTGCTTTATTGATATTCAAGCTGGCGCTGGTGGCACTGAAGCCTGTGACTGGGCAAGCATGCTCTACCGTCAATACTTAAAGTATTGCGAACGTAAAGGTTACAAAACCGAGATTTTGGAAGAATCCGATGGTGATGTTGCGGGTATCAAAAGCGCCACAATCAAAGTCGATGGCGAATATGCCTATGGACATCTTCGTTCTGAAACAGGTGTGCACCGCTTGGTAAGAAAGTCCCCTTTTGATTCATCGAATGGGCGTCATACTTCTTTTGCGTCAATTTACGTCTATCCTGAGATTGATGACTCAATTGAAATTGAAGTCAATCCTGCAGATATCCGCACTGATACCTATCGTGCATCTGGCGCAGGCGGTCAGCACATTAACAAAACTGACTCGGCAGTGCGCTTAACGCATATTCCAACTGGAATTGTGGTGCAGTGTCAAAACGATCGCAGCCAACACCGTAACCGCGCTGAAGCGATGAGCATGCTGAAATCTCGGCTTTATGAACACGAGATGCAAAAGCGGCGGGCAGAACAAGATAAATTAGAAGCTAGCAAAACCGATGTAGGCTGGGGTCATCAGATTCGCTCTTATGTATTAGATCAGAGCCGCATTAAAGACTTACGCACTAACGTCGAGATTTCCAATACTCAAAAAGTATTAGATGGTGATCTTGATGCATTCATTGAAGCCAGCCTGAAACAAGGCGTTTAACCAAGCACGACCATGAACGATAAAACGAATTCAGCCAACCCCCAAGCTCCTGTAACCGAAGCAGTTGATGAAAACCATATCATTGCTGAGCGTCGCGAGAAGTTAGCCAAGCTTCGCTCAAATGGCGTTGCCTTCCCAAATGATTTTGTACCAACCCATTTAGCGGCAGATCTTCACGCTCATTACGATAGCCTGACTAAAGAAGAGCTCGCCGCAAAAAAGATTCATGTCAAAGTTGCCGGACGCATGGTTCTCAAGCGTGTTATGGGTAAGGCTAGTTTTGCCACCATCCAAGATCGTAGTGGACAGATTCAGTTTTATATCAATGATGAGCTCACTGGTACCGATACCCATGGCGCATTCAAGCATTGGGATATGGGCGACTTTATTTCAGCTGAAGGCAATCTCTTTAAAACTAATAAGGGCGAGCTTTCTGTTGAATGCAATCAATTGCGCCTGTTAAGTAAATCATTGCATCCATTGCCAGACAAATTTCACGGCCTCTC
It includes:
- the prfB gene encoding peptide chain release factor 2 (programmed frameshift), which gives rise to MEAEQLNTISNTLSDLLTREQALRGYLDYDVKSRRLTEVNSILEDPSIWDDQKKAQALGKEKKLLDGVVSTLTDLNTNITGAIELFDMAKEENDFETIAAIEKDVESYSKIINDLEFRRMFHNEMDSCNCFIDIQAGAGGTEACDWASMLYRQYLKYCERKGYKTEILEESDGDVAGIKSATIKVDGEYAYGHLRSETGVHRLVRKSPFDSSNGRHTSFASIYVYPEIDDSIEIEVNPADIRTDTYRASGAGGQHINKTDSAVRLTHIPTGIVVQCQNDRSQHRNRAEAMSMLKSRLYEHEMQKRRAEQDKLEASKTDVGWGHQIRSYVLDQSRIKDLRTNVEISNTQKVLDGDLDAFIEASLKQGV
- the recJ gene encoding single-stranded-DNA-specific exonuclease RecJ → MSHFSKRLFSERAATWLEQSGLHPLLARLYAARGVESPDELSLELKNLLSPSDLKNCTSTATLLADILDQRESMLIVADYDCDGATACAVGVRGLKMLGGADTPIQFLVPNRFTMGYGLTPDVVELAAQQIPKPKYLITVDNGIASEAGVERANELGMAVIVTDHHLPGNKLPKAAAIVNPNQPNCEFASKALAGVGVMFYVLIALRAELRKRGKFTNETQPKLENLLDLVALGTVADVAQLDRNNRILVSNGLKRIRAGISQAGMQALFQVATRDPRTANTFDLGFAIGPRLNAAGRLADMTLGIRLLLTDNSAEALSLAQELDRINRERRVIETGMQESALAHLSEEQLSGTMALRSSICLWNPEWHQGVVGIVASRLKERFNRPTIIFAPDGNTGEELRGSGRSLTGFHLRDALDLVSKKEPGLILKFGGHAMAAGLTIRKNDFERFDASFQEVANDLLTNELLERQHIHDGALHPSEFTPEIGDLLADEIWGQGFPQPIFYGDFEITQQSLMKEKHLRLLVKPVTSESAGTTTKPLTAVWFNRTQSLPSKAKLAYRLVTDRYQGQARVQLMIEAHDETQVN